The sequence GAAGCGAGACTTAACTTAATACCAATTTCACAGAAAAGTATTAAGAGCTGGTATCGCTTTTGCTTAAAATAAAAAGATCAATTCTACCGATAAGCTAGGGTGCACCCTCTCACATGGGATATTATATATGATGAAAATAAAATTTATACTTACAACACTTCTTTCACTTCTCTTTTTTCTAGGAAAAGCACAAGAGTATGTTCCATTCCCAGACTCGAATGCTGTTTGGTCTGTTAATACCGACAAATTCTACGTTTCTGGAGATACCATAATTGGAGGAGTTGAATACAAAAAGTACTTCAGGACTTTAGAAGACTCTACGTTTGATATAGAAAATTCATATTATTATGCTGCTCTTCGTGAAGATGGAAATAAAAAAATATGGGGCATAAGACATGACTCAATAAATCCCCTTTTACTTTACGATTTTCAAGTAAATATTATAGACACAATTACAGTATTTCCATTCGAAATCGCTTCTAGATCAATTTCTTATCCTAAGGATATTGTAGTATTGGGAAAGGATTCAATCTTGATAAATACAACTTATAGAAAGCGGATTAAAGTATCCCTATTAGGAGACCATCAAGAAAATGGTAACTTCTTCGAATATTGGATTGAAGGTATTGGAAGTACAATTGGAATATTTAGTGGAGGAACATTTAATCGTAATCTGACTGATGACAGTTCTTATGAACTATTATGCTTTCATGAGAATGATACACAAACATATTCAAGTATATACTCACCTAGTTCCTCTTGTTACGAGCCATTTTACGTTAGTATAAATGACCTGGATACCAAAATTCAGTTCGCCAAAGTTTATCCAAACCCATCTCAAGGACATCTATTAATCGATTTTGGGGAACAACAAGAGGCAAATGTTAAAATATTTAATACGAGCGGTGCAGAAGTATATCAAA comes from Flavobacteriales bacterium and encodes:
- a CDS encoding T9SS type A sorting domain-containing protein; its protein translation is MMKIKFILTTLLSLLFFLGKAQEYVPFPDSNAVWSVNTDKFYVSGDTIIGGVEYKKYFRTLEDSTFDIENSYYYAALREDGNKKIWGIRHDSINPLLLYDFQVNIIDTITVFPFEIASRSISYPKDIVVLGKDSILINTTYRKRIKVSLLGDHQENGNFFEYWIEGIGSTIGIFSGGTFNRNLTDDSSYELLCFHENDTQTYSSIYSPSSSCYEPFYVSINDLDTKIQFAKVYPNPSQGHLLIDFGEQQEANVKIFNTSGAEVYQNAFSATGIHRILINNVSGIYFLKIDFPNHSEVFRIIKK